The sequence TCCTTCCCGCTGGATCCTCCTGAGCTCATCCAGCCCGGAATCGTACCCGTCCCGGATCACGCCGCCTTCCTTGACGGTGGCGGGGGGATCTTCCACGATGGCTTCCTCCACCAGGCGGGCCACATCGGCGCAAGGATCCATGCGCTCCGCCAGGGACACGAGCACGGGCTTCCCGCTTTGCACCAGTTTCTCCTTCAGGGAAGGAACCGCCTGCAGGGAACGGCACAGGGAACGGAGATCCCGCCCGTTGGCGGAACCGTAGGCGATGCGCGCGGAAATCCGCTCCAGGTCGTAAATCCCCTTTAACCGGGTGCGAACCTCCTCCAGAAGGATCGGATCCCCGGCAAAGGCCTCCACCGCATCCTGCCGCGCCAGTATTTCCTTCAAATCCAACAGGGGCTTGTCCAGCCACCTTTTCAGCATCCGGCTTCCCATCGCCGTGGCGGTCCGGTCCAGAAGCCACAGGAGGGAACCCTGCCTCTTTCCGCCGCGGATCGTCGTCGTCAGTTCCAGATTGCGGCGGGCCGAATCATCCAGCATCATGTACCTGCGGACATCGTAGCGGTGCAGCCGGTGGAGATGGCGCAGCGTCCGTTTCTGCGTCCGGCGCAGATACGAAAGGAGAACCCCCGCGGCCCAGGTCAGCTCCGGCGATGTGAGCAAGCTCCAGTCCTCCGGAAACTGCTCCCTCAGCTGCCGCTCCATCTCCGCGAGCGGCGGGAGTTCTTCCTCGTCGACCGGGGTGACCACGCTGCCCAGCCGGGTGGACGACTGTTTCACGAAGGCCTTGTCCCGGGCGAGCGCCCCGCTGATGAGCACCTCCCTGGGGTGATAGGTGGCCGCTTCGTCCAGGAGATCCTCCGCGCCCTCCAGCTGGGTGATGTGGCACTCCCCCGTGGACAAATCGCAGGCGGCAAGGGCGGAGCGATGCCCGTCCCCGGCCAGAACGACCAGAAAGTTGTTCTCCTTTTCCTCCAGCATCTGCTCCTCGATCACCGTCCCGGGGGTGATGACCCGGACCACTTCCCGCCGGACCACCCCCTTGGCCTGGGACGGATCCTCCACCTGCTCGCAGATGGCCACCTTGTATCCTTTATTGATCAATCGTTCGATGTACGTCTCCGCGGAATGATAGGGAACGCCGCACATCGGAACGCGCTCTTTCCCCCCATCCCGGGAAGTCAGAACGATTTCCAGCTCTTCCGCCGCCTTTTTGGCGTCCTCGAAAAACATTTCGTAGAAATCGCCAAGGCGAAAAAATAAAAAGGCATCCGGGTATTCCGCCTTGATCGACAGATACTGCTGAATCATCGGAGTGTAATTCGCCAAGAGAAAACCCTCCGATTTTTTGTAATCTGACGTCGTACGGTTTATTTTACCACGCGGATTCCGGGCGAACAAGCCGACTTTTCAAGGCGTCTCCCCCTTCCGGTTGAAGGGGGGCAATTTCCATCGCGAGCGAAAATCGACCGATTCATCCCAGGTTTTTCCCGTGAACATCCATTCGAAAAATCCGTCCAGATCGGACCGGTAATGGTCATACTCGGAAAGGGAGTTCAAATCCGCCCAGATCTCCGTCAGCTTTCCCCTGATCACCTCTTTGTTTCCTCGGTAATAGGCCTTCTGCACCGGATATTCCCGGAGAAAATCGTGACGGAGATAAGGATACTTGGCGGCGATCAGCTGGGCCAACGCCACCACCCCTTTGGTCAAGGTCGGAGAGATGAGCCAGCTGGGAAGCGTCCGGTATTCGAAACCGCCGTGAAACTGGGGGCGGAAATCCCCCAAAAAAC comes from Planifilum fulgidum and encodes:
- the mutS gene encoding DNA mismatch repair protein MutS — its product is MANYTPMIQQYLSIKAEYPDAFLFFRLGDFYEMFFEDAKKAAEELEIVLTSRDGGKERVPMCGVPYHSAETYIERLINKGYKVAICEQVEDPSQAKGVVRREVVRVITPGTVIEEQMLEEKENNFLVVLAGDGHRSALAACDLSTGECHITQLEGAEDLLDEAATYHPREVLISGALARDKAFVKQSSTRLGSVVTPVDEEELPPLAEMERQLREQFPEDWSLLTSPELTWAAGVLLSYLRRTQKRTLRHLHRLHRYDVRRYMMLDDSARRNLELTTTIRGGKRQGSLLWLLDRTATAMGSRMLKRWLDKPLLDLKEILARQDAVEAFAGDPILLEEVRTRLKGIYDLERISARIAYGSANGRDLRSLCRSLQAVPSLKEKLVQSGKPVLVSLAERMDPCADVARLVEEAIVEDPPATVKEGGVIRDGYDSGLDELRRIQREGKDWIARLEEREREITGIKSLKVGYNKVFGYYIEVTKANLRHLPEGRYQRKQTLANAERFITPELKERERQVLEAEERSIALEYRLFAEVREAIAEQIPRLQALAEEVARLDVLQSFAAVSLEREYVRPSVEEGGELLIEEGRHPVVEAVMESGRYVPNDVRMDGDRRQILLITGPNMAGKSTYMRQTALIVIMAQIGCFVPAKRAVIPVVDRIFTRIGAADDLTGGRSTFMVEMAETRQALMQATPSSLILLDEVGRGTSTYDGMALAQAIVEYVHNHVRAKTLFSTHYHELTGLEESLSRLVNVHARCIEKEGKVVFLHRIEPGRADRSYGIHVAERAGLPEAVISRARVILEELESRSETAATGQLNLFQFMAEPEREKGEMSAKEKQVIEDLLSWDVLRTPPLDTVQFLYELQRRLRDDEKSGGR